One Planctomycetaceae bacterium DNA window includes the following coding sequences:
- a CDS encoding DUF1501 domain-containing protein gives MDLAHSTTPVAGPILTSRREMLARCGMGIGSLALTDLLASSAGAADLTQGTNPMLPKGAHFPSRVKHVIHLFMNGGPSHLDTFDTKPMLTKHHGREIPGGNLKTERPTGAAFASPFRFRQYGESGIEVSELFPNVGRCIDDIAVIRSMHADVPNHEPSLMLLNCGNARLVRPSMGSWLTYGLGTENQNLPAFVAMCPGGYPIQESQNWQAGFLPGVYQGTYINTKNTSVEQLVENIRNDRIPPEQQARQLQLLRTLNAMHVRENSGDPQLESRIQSFELAFRMQTEAADAFDVSREPEHIRKLYGKGVQARQILIARRLVERGVRFVQVWHGDGQPWDNHDDIEINHRRLAGQCDQAIGALLTDLKQRGLLDETLVIWGGEFGRTPTVELPKKGSNAGKINGRDHNHWGYTTWLAGGGVRGGYVHGATDDFGFRAVENKVHVHDLQATILRLLGFDHEKFTFRYAGRDFRLTDVHGKVVEELIA, from the coding sequence ATGGACTTGGCACACAGCACAACGCCCGTCGCCGGACCGATTTTGACCAGTCGTCGCGAAATGCTGGCTCGCTGCGGTATGGGCATTGGGTCACTGGCGCTGACAGATCTGCTGGCGTCGTCGGCCGGTGCCGCTGACCTGACTCAGGGGACGAATCCGATGTTGCCGAAGGGAGCTCACTTCCCTTCCAGAGTCAAGCACGTGATTCATCTGTTCATGAACGGCGGTCCGTCGCATCTTGACACGTTTGACACCAAACCGATGCTGACAAAGCACCACGGACGGGAGATACCGGGCGGAAATCTGAAAACAGAACGGCCGACCGGTGCAGCCTTCGCGTCGCCGTTCCGCTTTCGTCAGTACGGGGAAAGCGGAATTGAAGTCAGTGAATTGTTCCCTAACGTGGGCCGCTGCATCGACGACATCGCCGTCATTCGTTCCATGCACGCCGACGTTCCCAACCATGAACCTTCGCTGATGCTGCTGAATTGCGGAAACGCCCGACTCGTGCGGCCAAGCATGGGTTCCTGGCTGACATACGGGCTCGGCACGGAAAACCAGAACCTGCCGGCGTTTGTGGCCATGTGTCCCGGAGGGTATCCGATCCAGGAATCACAGAACTGGCAGGCAGGATTTCTGCCGGGCGTGTATCAGGGAACTTATATCAACACGAAAAACACCAGCGTGGAGCAGTTGGTTGAGAATATCCGCAACGACCGCATCCCGCCGGAACAGCAGGCGCGGCAACTGCAGTTACTCAGAACTCTGAACGCCATGCACGTCCGGGAAAACTCGGGTGATCCGCAACTGGAATCACGCATTCAGTCGTTTGAGCTGGCTTTTCGCATGCAGACGGAAGCCGCGGATGCGTTCGACGTCAGCCGCGAACCGGAACACATCCGCAAGTTGTACGGCAAGGGAGTTCAGGCACGACAGATTCTGATCGCCCGCAGGCTGGTGGAACGCGGTGTTCGCTTCGTTCAGGTTTGGCACGGAGACGGCCAGCCGTGGGACAATCACGACGACATTGAAATCAACCATCGGCGTCTGGCGGGACAGTGCGACCAGGCAATTGGAGCTCTGCTGACCGACCTGAAACAGCGCGGGCTGCTGGACGAAACACTGGTGATCTGGGGCGGAGAATTCGGCCGGACGCCGACCGTGGAATTGCCGAAGAAGGGTTCCAACGCGGGAAAAATCAACGGCCGGGACCATAACCACTGGGGCTACACAACATGGCTGGCCGGAGGCGGCGTGCGCGGCGGATATGTTCACGGAGCGACCGACGACTTTGGATTTCGTGCTGTCGAAAACAAGGTTCACGTCCACGATTTGCAGGCAACGATCCTGCGGCTGCTGGGTTTCGACCACGAAAAATTCACGTTCCGCTACGCCGGACGGGATTTTCGATTAACGGACGTGCATGGAAAAGTGGTGGAGGAACTCATCGCCTGA
- the yacG gene encoding DNA gyrase inhibitor YacG, with product MIRPHHCPICDKAFQQSAGSDNSYFPFCSDRCRKVDLFRWFDGRYAVVEDLDPQVAEFLRHDPDIEVQESGDAM from the coding sequence ATGATCCGACCACATCACTGTCCCATCTGCGACAAGGCATTTCAGCAATCGGCCGGTTCCGACAATTCGTACTTTCCGTTCTGCAGTGATCGGTGCCGGAAGGTGGACCTGTTTCGCTGGTTCGACGGCAGGTACGCGGTTGTCGAAGATCTCGATCCGCAGGTCGCTGAATTCCTGCGACATGACCCTGACATCGAAGTGCAGGAATCAGGCGACGCGATGTGA
- a CDS encoding peptide chain release factor-like protein, which translates to MLSEDKLLSDCEIRRTRDSGPGGQHRNKVETAIEIIHQPTGIRAFAGERRSQEQNRRMAIRRLRMELSVRVRAVKSAVVEPSELWRQRCRGGRIACNEQHTDFPAMLAEALDAIDAKDFDVRTAAAALGCSSSQLTRFIGRVPAALLQVNQSREQRGLRKLKT; encoded by the coding sequence ATGCTTTCTGAAGACAAGCTGCTTTCCGACTGCGAAATCCGGCGAACCCGCGACAGCGGTCCCGGAGGTCAGCATCGAAATAAGGTCGAAACCGCCATCGAGATCATTCATCAGCCGACCGGCATCCGCGCATTCGCCGGCGAACGCAGAAGTCAGGAACAAAACCGTCGGATGGCGATTCGCCGGCTGCGAATGGAGCTGTCCGTTCGAGTCCGTGCGGTGAAATCCGCGGTCGTGGAACCTTCCGAACTGTGGCGGCAGCGGTGCCGCGGCGGCAGAATCGCCTGCAATGAACAACATACGGATTTTCCGGCGATGCTGGCCGAGGCACTCGACGCGATTGACGCAAAGGACTTCGACGTACGTACAGCTGCGGCAGCGCTGGGCTGTTCCAGCTCACAACTGACACGATTCATCGGCCGAGTTCCCGCCGCCCTTCTTCAGGTCAACCAGTCGCGCGAACAACGCGGATTGCGCAAATTGAAGACGTGA
- the trpE gene encoding anthranilate synthase component I, whose translation MPVTSHPTPEVFRELAAQARFVPVFRQLTSDSLTPVTAYQRLCEGDWSFLFESVVGGERIGRYSFIGSRPFLSITAWSKRVQVRDADGSVREWISEDPLKDLDSLLAKSTGAHVPGLPRFCGGAVGYAGYDTVRYTENLPNVPDDDRGLPDLCFALYDGMVVFDHIRKVVLAVALADTQDNDIDAARAAAERRLQDICDRLAHAGDAVALTDIDLTVEPDLSAESNFSRRDFETAVDSCREYIRAGDVFQVVIGQRLRHASRAKPLDVYRALRMVNPSPFMFLLKTPEVHLVGSSPEIMVRVEDGETTIRPLAGTRPRGRTPQEDQRLAEELLADPKERAEHVMLIDLARNDIGRVAQFGSVTLNDVMVVERYSHVMHITSNVVGQLQPGLTAVEALRAGLPAGTVSGAPKVRAMEIIDEIEPHKRGPYGGAVGYIDFTGNMDTCIALRTLVMTDGIIDVQAGAGIVADSVPSNEYEETLNKARAMLKAIFIAETQLARPE comes from the coding sequence ATGCCTGTCACCAGCCATCCGACACCTGAAGTCTTCCGTGAACTCGCGGCGCAGGCCAGGTTCGTTCCGGTATTCCGGCAACTGACTTCCGACAGCCTGACGCCTGTGACGGCGTACCAGCGGCTATGCGAAGGTGACTGGTCATTCCTGTTTGAAAGCGTTGTGGGCGGCGAGCGGATCGGACGCTACAGCTTTATCGGCAGCCGGCCCTTCTTGTCGATCACCGCGTGGTCGAAACGCGTTCAGGTGCGCGACGCCGACGGAAGCGTGCGCGAATGGATCAGCGAAGATCCGCTGAAGGATCTCGATTCGCTGCTGGCAAAGTCCACGGGGGCGCACGTGCCCGGTCTTCCCCGATTCTGCGGCGGAGCCGTCGGCTATGCGGGCTACGACACGGTTCGCTACACGGAAAATCTGCCGAACGTTCCCGACGACGATCGAGGACTTCCCGACCTGTGCTTCGCTCTGTACGACGGCATGGTGGTATTTGACCACATCCGGAAAGTTGTGCTGGCCGTGGCTCTGGCTGACACGCAGGACAATGACATCGATGCCGCTCGCGCCGCGGCGGAACGGCGGCTGCAGGACATCTGTGATCGGCTGGCGCACGCGGGCGATGCCGTCGCGCTGACCGACATTGATCTGACGGTGGAGCCGGATCTGTCCGCGGAGTCCAACTTCAGTCGCCGTGACTTTGAAACGGCCGTTGACAGTTGCCGCGAATACATTCGGGCGGGCGACGTGTTTCAGGTCGTCATCGGACAGCGACTGCGGCACGCCAGCCGTGCGAAGCCGCTGGATGTTTACCGCGCACTGAGAATGGTCAATCCCAGCCCTTTCATGTTCCTGCTGAAGACGCCGGAAGTCCACCTGGTCGGTTCGTCGCCGGAAATCATGGTGCGCGTCGAAGACGGAGAGACCACGATTCGGCCGCTCGCCGGAACTCGCCCCCGCGGCCGGACGCCTCAGGAAGATCAGCGGCTGGCCGAAGAACTGCTGGCCGATCCCAAGGAACGCGCAGAACATGTGATGCTGATTGATCTCGCTCGCAACGACATCGGTCGCGTCGCTCAGTTCGGCTCAGTCACGCTGAATGACGTCATGGTTGTCGAACGTTACAGCCACGTCATGCACATTACGTCGAATGTCGTCGGCCAGCTTCAGCCGGGACTGACCGCCGTGGAAGCACTGCGTGCCGGATTGCCCGCCGGAACCGTGTCAGGTGCTCCGAAGGTTCGGGCCATGGAAATCATTGATGAAATCGAACCGCACAAACGCGGTCCGTACGGCGGGGCCGTCGGCTACATCGATTTCACCGGCAACATGGACACCTGCATTGCATTGCGAACACTGGTGATGACGGACGGAATCATCGACGTGCAGGCCGGAGCCGGCATTGTCGCGGACAGTGTGCCGTCGAACGAATACGAAGAGACACTGAACAAGGCCCGAGCGATGCTGAAGGCAATTTTCATTGCGGAAACTCAGCTTGCGCGGCCCGAGTGA
- a CDS encoding PSD1 and planctomycete cytochrome C domain-containing protein produces the protein MTRPVFYLCAAWVLSAAPGLQADERADFFESKVRPLLVENCVQCHGPETQESDIRLDSRVQVLAGSASSSPLVQPGNTDGSRLLQVIAWPDEDVRMPPDQKLSDDQIAILTRWVQDGAIWPEASEFGSAAATGNWQQHWAFQPIRRPSVPAVNTTTGDAHPVDAFIDQRLRDVNLNRSEPAQARTLVRRLSFAIVGLPPNPEDLAAADLLDIAVVAEPTSAKQRDEWLDEFTDRLLASPQFGERWGRYWLDVARYSDTKGYVFTQDREYANAWQFREWVIRSLNADMPYDEFLIRQIAADTFPDEQTAENLAAMGFLTRGRRFLNNKHDIIDDRIDLVARGTMGLTVACARCHDHKYDPVPQTDYYALYGVFDSSDEPGGEPWPLRLVDRDQPREPVVFLRGSPGNRGPQVTRHFLTALSAGEPEPFQQGSGRRELAEKIASPDNPLTARVAVNRIWMHLFGRGLVDSPSDFGLRSDPPSHPELLDYLAGYFIDHGWSRKTVIRHIMISGTYRQSSDRRPDAAAVDAENRLLARMDRRRLDFEAHRDAVLATSGQLDASIGGPSVDITTQPFPKRRAVYSRIDRQNLPGVFRTFDLASPDTHAPRRFETTVPQQALFQLNNPFMMEQADAIAARLQSADITDSKARVSALFRIVLQREPTAEETSAALDFAGTSADTGDSAIWSQLAQALLMTNEFMFVN, from the coding sequence ATGACGCGTCCTGTGTTCTATCTGTGCGCCGCGTGGGTGCTGTCTGCCGCACCCGGATTGCAGGCGGACGAACGTGCGGATTTCTTCGAGAGCAAGGTCCGGCCGTTGCTGGTGGAAAACTGTGTTCAGTGCCACGGTCCGGAAACTCAGGAATCCGACATTCGGCTCGATTCCCGAGTTCAGGTACTGGCGGGGTCGGCGTCGTCCTCGCCGCTGGTTCAGCCTGGCAACACCGACGGCAGCCGATTGCTGCAGGTCATTGCATGGCCTGACGAGGACGTACGGATGCCCCCGGACCAAAAGCTTTCCGATGATCAGATTGCAATCCTGACGCGATGGGTGCAGGACGGCGCCATCTGGCCGGAAGCTTCCGAATTCGGATCAGCCGCAGCCACAGGCAATTGGCAGCAGCACTGGGCGTTTCAACCCATCCGTCGTCCTTCCGTTCCGGCTGTCAACACGACGACCGGCGACGCGCATCCGGTCGACGCATTCATTGACCAGCGGTTGCGTGACGTGAATCTGAATCGATCTGAACCGGCACAGGCTCGAACGCTGGTCCGGCGGTTATCGTTTGCCATCGTCGGACTGCCTCCAAATCCCGAAGATCTGGCCGCTGCGGATCTTCTGGACATCGCTGTAGTTGCCGAGCCAACCAGCGCGAAGCAGCGAGACGAATGGCTCGACGAATTCACGGATCGACTGCTTGCCTCACCACAATTCGGTGAACGCTGGGGACGCTACTGGCTGGATGTCGCCCGTTACTCGGACACAAAGGGCTACGTGTTCACTCAGGACCGCGAATATGCCAATGCCTGGCAGTTTCGCGAATGGGTCATTCGTTCCCTGAACGCCGACATGCCGTACGACGAATTCCTGATTCGCCAGATTGCGGCGGACACGTTTCCCGACGAACAAACGGCGGAGAACCTTGCGGCGATGGGATTCCTGACGCGTGGCCGACGGTTCCTGAACAACAAGCACGACATCATCGACGACCGCATCGACCTGGTGGCTCGCGGAACGATGGGGCTCACAGTCGCGTGTGCTCGGTGTCACGATCACAAGTACGATCCGGTTCCGCAGACGGACTACTACGCGCTGTACGGCGTCTTTGATTCGTCTGATGAACCAGGCGGCGAACCGTGGCCGCTGCGTCTGGTGGATCGCGATCAGCCTCGGGAACCGGTCGTGTTTCTGCGAGGCAGTCCGGGTAACCGCGGACCGCAGGTCACCCGGCATTTTCTGACAGCGCTTTCCGCCGGCGAACCGGAACCGTTTCAGCAGGGCAGCGGACGGCGCGAGCTCGCGGAAAAAATCGCGAGCCCCGATAATCCGCTGACGGCTCGAGTGGCGGTGAATCGCATCTGGATGCATCTGTTCGGCAGGGGACTGGTCGATTCCCCGAGCGACTTCGGACTTCGCAGCGATCCGCCGAGTCACCCGGAACTGCTCGACTATCTGGCGGGATACTTCATCGATCACGGCTGGTCGCGTAAGACCGTCATTCGGCACATCATGATTTCCGGAACGTACAGGCAAAGCAGCGACCGCCGGCCCGATGCGGCGGCAGTCGATGCCGAAAACCGTCTGCTGGCGAGAATGGATCGGCGACGGCTTGACTTTGAAGCTCACCGCGACGCTGTCCTGGCCACATCGGGACAACTCGACGCGTCGATCGGCGGTCCTTCCGTCGACATCACGACGCAGCCCTTTCCAAAACGCCGTGCGGTGTATTCCCGAATCGACCGGCAGAACCTTCCGGGAGTCTTCCGAACGTTCGATCTGGCCAGCCCGGACACGCACGCGCCCCGACGATTTGAAACCACCGTTCCGCAGCAGGCGCTGTTCCAATTGAATAATCCGTTCATGATGGAACAGGCTGATGCGATTGCGGCAAGGCTTCAGTCCGCCGACATCACCGATTCGAAGGCGCGAGTCTCAGCACTGTTCCGGATTGTGCTGCAGCGGGAGCCGACGGCCGAAGAAACATCAGCCGCGCTTGATTTCGCAGGTACGTCGGCGGACACCGGAGATTCGGCGATCTGGTCGCAATTGGCACAGGCGCTGCTGATGACGAACGAATTCATGTTCGTAAACTGA
- a CDS encoding flagellin — MTLTISNNVSSLTAQHNLGRAANSVAKSVERLSSGLKVNRGADGPAALVISEKQRAQIAGLRAAIDNSEKAVSLVQTAEGALTEINSLLVKVRSLAIDSANTGVNDADALAANQAEIDNALDTINRIANNTQFGTKKLLDGSAGINGVSSNGNVAFLKGTADTTAGSYAVAITTAGERANETAGTDQTQNLAADEVLTINDVSISLSAGLNQNQVIDRINEFTSQTGVTAELDGTSTRLYTTDFGSDATITVVSNAAAASTSSGFGTTLLTDNGVDIVGTIGGTSFNGSGNVITADSGVAKGLSIQIAASADATTTGTATTATISVTDNSLQFQIGPNQNQTANIAIDKVNPVALGFGVTGNQFNNLNEIDVTSAAKSQDSLGVIDAAIDDITNLRGALGAFQANTLESTANNLRATLENTVNAESVIRDTDFAEEIANFTKGQVLVQAGTNVLRNANQIPQLALSLLQ; from the coding sequence ATGACACTGACAATTTCCAACAATGTGTCGTCGCTGACGGCACAGCACAACCTTGGCCGAGCTGCCAACAGCGTCGCCAAGTCGGTCGAACGACTGTCGTCCGGCCTGAAGGTCAACCGTGGTGCCGACGGCCCCGCGGCTCTGGTCATTTCCGAAAAGCAGAGGGCTCAGATTGCCGGTCTTCGGGCAGCGATTGACAACTCTGAAAAAGCCGTTTCGCTGGTACAGACTGCGGAAGGCGCTTTGACGGAAATCAACAGCCTGCTGGTCAAGGTCCGCAGCCTGGCGATCGATTCCGCGAACACCGGTGTCAATGACGCCGACGCGCTGGCCGCAAACCAGGCGGAAATCGACAACGCTCTGGATACGATCAACCGCATCGCAAACAACACTCAGTTCGGTACCAAGAAACTGCTGGACGGTTCGGCCGGCATCAATGGTGTTTCCAGCAACGGCAACGTCGCGTTTCTAAAGGGAACGGCCGATACGACTGCCGGGTCCTACGCGGTTGCCATCACGACTGCCGGTGAACGAGCCAATGAAACGGCCGGCACCGATCAGACGCAGAACCTTGCAGCCGACGAAGTGCTGACGATCAACGACGTCAGCATCTCCCTGAGTGCCGGACTGAATCAGAACCAGGTGATCGACCGGATCAATGAGTTCACTTCTCAGACGGGCGTGACCGCGGAACTCGACGGCACATCGACCCGACTTTATACGACGGACTTCGGTTCCGACGCGACCATTACGGTGGTGTCCAATGCCGCCGCCGCCAGCACCAGCAGCGGCTTCGGCACGACGCTTCTGACGGATAACGGTGTTGATATTGTCGGCACGATCGGCGGAACCAGCTTCAACGGCAGCGGTAACGTGATCACGGCCGATTCGGGCGTTGCGAAGGGGCTTTCGATTCAGATCGCCGCTTCCGCCGACGCCACAACGACGGGTACTGCAACAACCGCCACGATTTCCGTAACGGACAACTCGCTGCAGTTCCAGATCGGACCGAACCAGAATCAGACGGCGAATATCGCCATCGACAAGGTCAATCCTGTGGCTCTCGGTTTCGGTGTGACCGGCAATCAGTTCAACAACCTGAACGAAATTGACGTCACGTCGGCGGCTAAGTCTCAGGATTCTCTGGGCGTCATTGACGCGGCCATCGACGACATCACCAACCTGCGAGGGGCGCTGGGTGCGTTCCAGGCGAACACTCTGGAATCGACCGCCAACAACCTGCGTGCAACTCTGGAAAACACGGTCAACGCGGAATCTGTGATTCGAGACACGGACTTCGCGGAAGAAATCGCCAACTTCACCAAGGGTCAGGTACTCGTTCAGGCCGGCACAAATGTGCTGCGGAACGCTAACCAGATTCCTCAGTTGGCTCTGTCGCTGTTGCAATAG
- the fliD gene encoding flagellar filament capping protein FliD, with the protein MITIDGLVSGIDTQTIVDGLLEIQQQQVDRFTLRRSEILGKQSVFKNLEASLISLRSDVSKLARVQGNPFSKRTVTTSDESVISASGSSSSVPGTYRLTVDSVARAHQIASQGFADTDSEITQGTLEFRVGSGELHTITVDSSNNTLQGLADSFNATDSGVSASVIRDASTPGTPFRLLLTASDTGTENEISISSNLAADSGGAVQPVFDFDNPVQAATNAQVTLGSGAGAITVESADNRVDNLISGVTLDLLNDSGGQEITISVARDTEAAVSAVEDFVNGFNATMKFIADQSQFNADSGEGGPLLGNRSVIGIQQKLRSTLVSVVPGVNSAANRLSAIGISVADNGSLVLNRAELEDAINGKTEGVTSDDIRRLFSLDGTSTNSGIDFLTGSSRTRATTDPIQVDITQAAERATITGGTALAESTVIDDTNRTLEIKVDGTTATITLDQGTYTRQELADHVELLINGSKNLPGRTVRVGLDSDALTITSETYGRTSDLLVSGGTALTALGITAGTADVGRDVAGTFTVNGVTEAARGSGQFLTGDPENETTADLSLRVTLQPSQITAGVEGEVTVTRGLAATLDEVLGDLLDPTDGGLATIDDAFDEQLASLQTALDRQQAIFDRQQQSLISQFVALESSLSQLQSTSQFVTAQLSSLPQISGG; encoded by the coding sequence ATGATCACCATCGACGGACTTGTCTCAGGCATCGACACGCAGACGATTGTCGATGGCCTGCTGGAAATTCAGCAACAGCAGGTGGATCGATTCACGCTGCGCCGCTCGGAGATTCTCGGCAAGCAGTCAGTTTTCAAGAATCTGGAAGCCAGTCTGATCAGCCTTCGCTCTGATGTGTCAAAGCTGGCTCGAGTCCAGGGCAATCCGTTTTCAAAAAGGACCGTCACGACCAGCGACGAATCGGTGATCAGCGCGTCCGGTTCATCATCGTCCGTTCCGGGAACCTATCGGCTGACAGTGGACAGTGTGGCCCGCGCCCATCAGATCGCCAGTCAGGGCTTTGCCGACACGGACTCCGAAATCACTCAGGGGACGCTTGAGTTTCGTGTGGGTTCCGGTGAACTGCACACGATTACGGTCGACAGCAGCAACAATACGCTGCAGGGACTTGCGGACTCCTTCAACGCGACGGATTCCGGAGTCAGTGCTTCCGTTATCCGAGACGCTTCCACGCCGGGGACTCCGTTTCGATTGCTGCTGACGGCGTCTGATACCGGCACCGAAAACGAAATCAGCATCAGCAGCAATCTGGCAGCGGACAGCGGTGGCGCGGTCCAGCCGGTGTTTGACTTCGACAATCCGGTTCAGGCGGCGACGAATGCTCAGGTCACACTTGGCAGTGGCGCGGGTGCGATCACCGTGGAGAGTGCCGACAACCGCGTCGACAATCTCATCAGCGGCGTCACGCTGGACCTGCTGAACGACAGCGGCGGCCAGGAGATCACAATCTCGGTTGCTCGCGACACGGAAGCCGCGGTTTCAGCCGTCGAGGATTTCGTCAATGGTTTCAACGCCACGATGAAATTCATCGCCGACCAGTCGCAGTTTAACGCTGATTCCGGAGAAGGCGGCCCGCTGCTGGGGAATCGCTCAGTCATCGGCATTCAGCAGAAACTGCGATCGACGCTGGTCTCGGTCGTTCCCGGAGTCAATTCCGCCGCGAACCGCCTTTCAGCGATCGGAATATCCGTAGCGGACAACGGCAGTCTGGTTCTGAATCGGGCCGAGTTGGAAGATGCGATCAACGGGAAGACTGAAGGTGTCACCAGCGACGATATCCGACGACTGTTTTCGCTGGACGGCACGAGCACGAATTCCGGGATCGACTTTCTGACCGGCAGCTCGCGAACACGCGCGACGACCGATCCGATCCAGGTCGATATCACTCAGGCGGCGGAACGCGCAACCATCACCGGCGGTACGGCCCTTGCCGAATCCACTGTGATTGATGACACGAACAGGACGCTGGAAATCAAAGTCGACGGGACCACCGCCACGATCACGCTGGATCAGGGAACCTATACTCGCCAGGAACTTGCCGACCATGTGGAACTGCTGATCAACGGATCAAAGAATCTGCCGGGGCGAACTGTTCGCGTCGGCCTGGATTCCGATGCCCTGACAATCACTTCTGAAACCTACGGCCGCACCTCGGACCTGCTGGTCTCCGGAGGTACCGCGCTGACGGCGCTGGGAATCACAGCGGGCACCGCTGACGTCGGGCGCGACGTTGCCGGAACATTCACCGTCAACGGTGTCACCGAAGCGGCCCGAGGGTCGGGACAGTTTCTGACGGGTGACCCGGAAAACGAAACGACGGCCGATTTGAGCCTGCGAGTCACGCTTCAGCCTTCTCAGATCACCGCCGGTGTTGAAGGTGAAGTTACGGTGACGCGGGGACTGGCTGCGACGCTGGACGAAGTCCTTGGCGATCTGCTCGATCCGACCGATGGTGGTCTGGCGACGATCGACGATGCGTTTGACGAACAACTCGCCAGCCTGCAAACCGCACTGGACCGACAGCAGGCGATCTTTGACCGGCAGCAGCAATCGCTGATTTCGCAGTTCGTGGCGCTGGAATCATCGCTCAGCCAGTTGCAGTCGACCAGTCAGTTCGTCACCGCTCAACTGTCGAGTCTGCCGCAGATTTCCGGTGGGTAA
- a CDS encoding response regulator transcription factor produces MNGVVPSQPARSTDHSATVHPDVIIADANRVNAESVSYCLSAYGTFRAARSVTSTAQLTSAIREQRPDLVVICENIVVQGFREIAAELAVRLGETRLAVFADRLTDRQLDLVTHNRITGLLSRQEEMRTINEQLVRIVAGTPVVSPLLADRVRLTATGEFECLASRQLQKLTDRQWDVLLRIAEGRRVSEVAADLSITEKAVESHKYRIMRTIGATDRVELCRWAIREGFIDA; encoded by the coding sequence ATGAACGGAGTCGTACCTAGTCAGCCCGCTCGTTCCACTGACCATTCCGCCACGGTGCATCCGGACGTCATCATCGCTGACGCAAATCGCGTGAACGCCGAGTCGGTCTCGTACTGCCTGAGCGCGTACGGCACGTTTCGAGCCGCAAGGTCGGTGACGTCCACAGCGCAGTTGACGTCCGCAATTCGAGAACAGCGGCCGGATCTGGTCGTGATCTGCGAGAACATCGTCGTCCAGGGATTCCGCGAAATTGCTGCGGAGCTGGCGGTCCGGCTGGGCGAGACTCGACTGGCCGTTTTTGCCGACCGACTGACCGATCGGCAGTTGGACCTGGTCACGCACAATCGGATCACGGGATTGCTGTCGCGGCAGGAAGAGATGCGTACGATCAACGAGCAACTGGTTCGCATCGTCGCCGGTACTCCTGTCGTCTCGCCGTTGCTGGCGGATCGCGTTCGACTGACGGCGACTGGTGAATTCGAGTGCCTTGCCAGCCGCCAGCTTCAGAAGCTCACCGACCGCCAGTGGGATGTCCTGCTGCGGATAGCGGAAGGTCGGCGAGTTTCGGAAGTTGCCGCTGACCTGAGCATTACCGAAAAGGCGGTCGAAAGCCACAAGTACCGCATCATGCGAACCATCGGCGCGACGGACCGTGTGGAACTCTGCCGCTGGGCGATCCGGGAAGGCTTCATCGACGCCTGA
- a CDS encoding PEP-CTERM sorting domain-containing protein, protein MEQTMVIRAISWLSACVVLAGTANADIMFSLVPVGPTTVSQGTSVTIQIVATNPTPDLIGQTWLAFGAQIVANTGDANDAPIQMVGPKFDPLPAILEPPTIVRDFDAPQETMPDIPAGRTFTAFAKTGAILADGDVLASFTYVADVVGTTTFSFNSVPGFNSADLNDGLLDFSITTDNGLAVLGTAITVTAVPEPSSFALLGLIGAGVFVVRSRRRKPASVKYAEIS, encoded by the coding sequence ATGGAACAGACCATGGTTATTCGAGCAATCAGTTGGCTTTCGGCGTGCGTTGTTCTCGCCGGCACGGCAAATGCTGACATCATGTTTTCGCTGGTACCGGTCGGCCCCACGACGGTGAGTCAGGGGACGTCGGTCACGATTCAGATAGTCGCAACCAACCCGACGCCCGACTTGATTGGGCAGACTTGGCTTGCATTTGGCGCTCAGATTGTCGCGAATACGGGTGATGCCAACGATGCGCCTATCCAAATGGTGGGCCCCAAGTTTGACCCGCTTCCGGCGATCCTGGAGCCACCGACTATCGTTCGTGACTTCGATGCGCCTCAAGAGACGATGCCAGACATCCCAGCAGGACGGACGTTTACGGCCTTCGCGAAGACTGGAGCCATTTTGGCAGACGGCGACGTACTCGCTTCCTTTACTTACGTCGCAGATGTTGTGGGGACGACGACGTTTAGCTTCAATAGCGTCCCGGGCTTCAATTCTGCCGACCTTAACGATGGGTTATTGGATTTTTCGATTACAACTGACAATGGTTTGGCAGTTCTTGGCACCGCGATCACCGTAACCGCCGTCCCGGAGCCTTCCAGCTTCGCGTTGCTGGGACTGATCGGGGCCGGGGTTTTCGTGGTTCGCTCGCGAAGGCGAAAGCCGGCGTCGGTTAAATACGCGGAAATCTCGTGA